Part of the Deltaproteobacteria bacterium genome, AGGCTTGTTTCCCGATGGCCGGGTGCTCGAAGTCGATCTCATAGGTTATCTGAAAATCTTTCGCCGGGTGAAGCGCCGCAGAGACGTCTCCCTCGGTGACCGACAGCGGCTTCGTAATGACAACCGTTTTTCTGGGTTTTTCCTGCTCCTTGATCCCTGCCTTTTTCAAAAGGTTGACGAAGGGCAGGGCGCTTCCGTCCATGATGGGAACTTCAAAGGAGTCGACTTCAACGACGGCGTTGTCGATGCCCATGCCGAACAGGGCGGAAAGCAGGTGCTCCACCGTCGACACGTGGGTGCCGTTCATGCCGAGCGTCGTTGCCAGCGTGGTATCCGAAACATTCGTCAGCTTTGCTTCGATCGTATTGTGACCCGACACATCACGCCTTCGGAACCGGATCCCGCTGTCGGTTTCGGAAGGATAAATGGTCATGTTCACCTTCCGTCCCGAATGCAGGCCGACGCTTCCGCATCGGACCGGCGTGTGAATGGTGTGCTGTTTGTACATGGACATATCCTCGGTATACGAAAAGAGCAACAACCGTGCCAGGACATTCACGGAACGTAGAATGATGCTAAAAGTATGTTATTGTTGATATTTATCAGTACAGTGCGGGTCGTCTTCAAAAAGGTACCTTTATTTTCAGTCGGCGTGGTGTTGCAAAATCAACACAGCACGGTTTTGGCTGCGGAAAGGGGTCGAGCGTTCAAGGGGCCAAGGTTTCAAGGGTTCTAGGGTTCCAGTGTTCAAGGGGTCGAACCCTTGAATCCTTGAAACCTGGAAAAGGCAGCAGCTTTTTCGGAGGTGAGCCGAAATAATTCACTTTTCCCCGCCCCGGTAAAAACGCTCTTTTTCACTGTATATACACCCGCAGTATTGCTGCCGGTACATGCCTGATTTTCTTGATTCATCGATCCCTTCTTTCCATCCTTCCCTGAAGTCGCGATAGTGGAAGGGGACCCCGGTTTCCCGGGCGATGCTCTCGCCCAGTTCCTTCATCAATTCATGGTCCTGGAACTTGCTGTAAAGGAGTGTCGAGGTAAATCCGTCGAAATTGCCCCGCCGGGCGATCTGTGCCGTGTATTTCAGGCGGTCGTAATAGCAGTACCGGCACCGTTCCTGTTCCCTGAAGACGACATTTCGCAGGAACTCTTCCATGGCGTAGTCTTCGATGGTGATGAGGTGCATATCCACCTCGCCGGCGTAAGTGATCAGCGTGTCGAGACGCCGCTTGTATTCCATATAGGGATGGATGTTCGGGTTATAGAACAGGCCGTGCACCTCATGCCCCTCCCGGCGCAGGGTTCGCAGGGGATAGATGGCGCAGGGGGCGCAGCATATGTGAAGAAGGATTTTCATGACAGGCAGGCCCGGCAGTTAGAACAATTCTTTCTGGTCCCGCTCCTCCTTGTTCCAGAGCCGCCCGAAATGTTCATAGGCGGCCTTCGTGGCGATCCTTCCCCGGGGTGCCCGGTGCAGGAATCCCTCCTGGATCAGAAAGGGTTCATAGACGTCTTCAACGGTATTCTTTTCCTCGCCGATGGCCGATGAAAGGCTGTCGATGCCCACGGGACCGCCGTCGAACTTGTCTATCAGGGTGAGGAGTATCTTCCGGTCCATGGAATCGAATCC contains:
- a CDS encoding UDP-3-O-acyl-N-acetylglucosamine deacetylase; the encoded protein is MYKQHTIHTPVRCGSVGLHSGRKVNMTIYPSETDSGIRFRRRDVSGHNTIEAKLTNVSDTTLATTLGMNGTHVSTVEHLLSALFGMGIDNAVVEVDSFEVPIMDGSALPFVNLLKKAGIKEQEKPRKTVVITKPLSVTEGDVSAALHPAKDFQITYEIDFEHPAIGKQAFHMVFSRSAYEQEICRARTFGFLHQVEYLQAKGLALGGSLKNAIVLDEEKVINKEGLRVPDEFVRHKVLDAIGDLSLLGMPITGHFIGRKSGHRLNNLLLRELLKKGEHWTVVDMTNGKKESPDSFIESFHMEGPLHASASL
- a CDS encoding epoxyqueuosine reductase QueH; translated protein: MKILLHICCAPCAIYPLRTLRREGHEVHGLFYNPNIHPYMEYKRRLDTLITYAGEVDMHLITIEDYAMEEFLRNVVFREQERCRYCYYDRLKYTAQIARRGNFDGFTSTLLYSKFQDHELMKELGESIARETGVPFHYRDFREGWKEGIDESRKSGMYRQQYCGCIYSEKERFYRGGEK